TTACGCAAAGCCAGAAAGAGataagtagagagagagagagagagagagagagagagagagagagagagagagagagagggagagagagtataAGGAGTACTGAAACCTGCTGAAAGCTGAGTTTAATGATGCCATTTGTATCAGCTAAAACATGAAAACTGGAGAAAAGTTGAGCCATTATTTTTCTTCTAGCTAAATCtagaacaaattaaaaaaaaaatttaatatttgtGTAATGAGATTAGTTCTAAATGGCCGCATTATATATAACTAATCTAGTGATTAAAACATATACTTGTAAGATGTTACGGGTATTACGGAGGGATTAGCTTGGATTTAGTAGATAAAACCAACTACCAGTTATTAAGGAGGATCGATAATCACAATGCTAATTTTGTCCTCCGAGAGAGAGGGCTGCTTGACATTGCATTGGCAAATTTGGCATCATCAATGGTTCTTGCATGTTGTCAACGTGTTCCACAATTGGGATCATCTCTCCCTCGAATCTTTTTGCAGACTCCTCCTGCAAAAGTATAGCTACATGTGTACGCAACGTCTTATTGTTTGAAGTATGCATGGGATCTTAATTATATATgtacaaattaattaatcaatctAACAACATTAACCCGCGGTCGAGTCTAATTCTTCATAGATAAAATAGAATAACGAGTTTAATAAGAATCTGCAAGGGGcttttaggccatctccaaccgatggctggccagagggctcgttttagccctctggccctccaagattctccaagatattaatattttaatgaacagtacagggccatatttgcctccgtttccaaccgagggccaaagggccatagggccaaacataatttattatttaaaaactacaacttaattttatttaaaaatcatgttggttagtgttgtataatttttatgtcggttaatgttatttaatgttgtttcatattgtttaatgttgtttcatgttacttaatttaatttaatgttgtataatggcttaggaagttataggaaaaaaatagaatttaaaaaaaatatgaaacaaattttgtgaaatagaagttataggaaaaaatggaatttaaaaaaaaaatatgaaattttttttgtaaaatagaagttatatgaaaaaaaaatatgaaccaaattttgtaaaatataagttataggaaaaaaattgaattaaaaaaaattgaaacaaattttgtaaaatagaagttataggaagttatagaaaaaaaaagaaaaaaaaaaggtttaaattcataaaaaaaaaaggtttaaattcataaaaaaaaaaaaaggatttacaacggctagtggcgctagccgttggaagtttgaattcaaaatgttatttctgtcggttgtaaccgacagaaataatataatatatattatttatgtcggttataaccgacagaaataagaaacattaaaaaaaaaatagccagccagccagccctccagccctccagccctctccgatcccgtggggccctcccagattcccgagccctctggcctagccctcggttggagacggttttagggctattttcggccctctggccctctggacccttcggttggagatggccttaggacCAGTGCTTTAAGTCCGTGAATCAATGGTTTGATTCTCACTCTCTTACTATCACTTGTGTAAAGTAAATGAGTAAATAAGCTCGGTCACATCATTTTTGGCAAATACATTCGCAGCTAACAACTAAAAGATGACATTGCAAATATATTGTTCTCAAATTGACGTATACACAGATGACATTGGAAAAATAGCTTGACAGACGTAAAGCCTAGAAACAACAATTCAAGTTTTGCAAATTTAggccccaaattccaaattctATCGTTTATTAGGCCAAAACTGCGTTGTAAGTTTTGCACATTATTAAGCAACAAAACTCAAGTTTTAAGCTATAAGCTCCAAATCCATCATTTACTAGGTCAAAACTCCGCGGTAAGTTTTGAGggtattttctaattttgttatCAATTAGGGTGGTTGTCTTCATATTATCCAATTAATAACCTTTGACATTTTTCTATGTTTCCTGATAGATTCCATATTTTCATACGTATTTGGTTATCGTTTGATATCTTTTATCCGTATTATATTATGAGTGAAAAACCTAACAAAATATGTGCTCCTTTACTGATAGCAACCTCTCACATCCAAAGTTTATCCCATTATCTTTTCTTTATGGGGGTCTCATTCACTGCTCATTTGCAGTTGGCTAGGGTTTCTTATTGGACGTAACAACCAGTGGTGGTGACTCCGGAAACGAATGGGTTTGTCAGAAAGCATGGCAGAAACCGAaacgtttgttttttttttcagttataTCCCCAACTCCAAGACCCAAGTGGTTTAGTTTTAGGCCACACTTTCGTTATTGGTTTGGTTGTGGCAACTTGCAAAAAGCGAAaccccttttctttttccattggATATGTAAAAGTTTCTGCACCATGTTTGAAGGGATAGGCTTATGGAATTGGGATCCTCTCAGAACTTCTGTGTCCCCATTGGATATGTAAAAGTTTCTACACCATCTTTGAAGGGATAGGCTTATGGAAGGCTTATGGAGCTGGGATCCTCTTCGAACTTCTGTGTCCGGAGCAGACGAATCTAGAGATCTAGATAACTCATTTTAAAACTTACAACCCTCATTAGCTTATGCCATTGACCCACTTCACACAAACCAACAGTCTGgatctctctctcaaacttcAACAGCCCAAATATCCAAATCCTTAGGCTCTGAACACAAAGATCCAGAGAGAATCTCAATAAGGGGTTATTGtcattcaatttttcatttatGAGCTTATGGGTATGTTTGGAAGTGTCGGGTGCTTCTCCAAAACATTGCTATTTTATGAAACACTTCaatttttaaggaaaattttGTTCTAACAAACGTGTTTAAGCAAAAACCGCTTGTTAAGAATTATTTAAAAACTTTTCAAGGCAACAGTGTTGACTTAAAAAAAAGCTAGTGAACGATTTTTCACAAACGAATTAGTCATAAAAGAATcttatttcttcttattttatGTTATCCTATTGAAACAGTTAGAAAGGATAAGTTTGCTTAACGTGCATAAACCTTCTACCTTCCAAGTCActgttttttttcatttcttccttTGACATACATTGAATAtaagaagttttaacgaaacactcccgatattgttcacttttaacgcaAAACtgtatttttacctttttctgatattattcactacacctttatttatcatttttcattaaaactagagttttttttgaacttttcgttaggAATGATGAGTCCTACCCAGAGTCTATGGAGATAATGGCTGAACCTTGAATGCAAATGTGGTTCACACACGGGCATCAGGCATGCCTGAGAGCCACTAGTCTGACCACTCCAGGATATAACATTACCTTTTATGGACCACTACTCAATTGGGATGGGGAAGAAAAAAACCATCAAGATAACAAACCTGAGGCTGATGAGCTTCAAATTCTATATGGTCCACAAAAGAAACGCCGTGTTATAGCATAAAACGGCAGCCAAGATTTGCTTACAACCTCAACATCAACAATACAATCAAGCATGTCAAATCGACGATAATTTTTCATTTGAAGTGAAAAACAGTTACAAAATTGTAAAACTCCTTCGGGCGATACTCAAGTCACTACTTAAATAACATGCTCGAATCAAAATCTTATAACAAAGCCACAGTAATATAAGATTGGGACATACCACTGACATCATAACCAGATATTAAAGAGGTCTTAAGGACATCTAGGGAACATCGGCCCGAAAGCAGAACTTTTATAATTTAATGGGACTTGAGGTGCTCTTGAACAACATGGAGGCCTTCTGATTCTTCACCGAAATCCTGAAAAACGAAATGCAACAAGGCAAGTGAACAAACAGCATGGGAGGAATAATTAAATTTGGCAAGTGCTAAGAGCAAGTCCGGTAAATAAGTACAAAGATTCCCTAAGAGTGTGTACTAGTACAGTTATGTAGTTTAAGAAAGTCCCAGAAATGTagttataaatttatttttgggaCAGCTTCAATATATAACACCGGAAATGCAGTAAATCTCATGCACTCAACCGACTGTTCTCAATACCTTCACAACAACACAGGAGCAACCGACAACCTTTCTTGCCTTTCCTTCTGAATCAATCTTGCAAAGCTGTGAGCAGACAGTATAGAATTAACAACGGGTTCAGAAAGATCCATAAACATGGGCAACAAGACAAAAATTAATATGCTGAACGGAAAATGGAAACAATGAAATAGGGCTTGAACATTAGAAACCATTTAAAGACCTTCCCATGATTgaatattataaaacattgaaTACTAGAAAAATCCAGTTGCCCCGCCCACAATGGAAGTCATCAGATCATAAGCAAATTGACAGAGACATTTTAGTTAATTGGGATGTACAACCACTCCAAAGTATTGCTACAAAGTGAGGATAATTGTGGAACAATTGAAAAATATTGGGAAAAGCAACAAACTGGGGCGAAAGATAGGTGAAAATATCGGAGCAAACTAAAATGACAAACAAATGATAATAAATACTTtgatgaaaaaacaaaaactaacgaAATTTCTATATTTCAATTGATTTTTACTTACACCGGCCCATTCTCCAAGAGTTTTAGCACTAGGAATTGACATCAGTTTAACATTATGGTCTGCACATAGTGCCTTGACCAGCTTAACATAATCAGCCTGGTCACAGTCCTCAGCTACAACGCAGAGCTGTGCAGCATGCTTCTCAATGACCTTTGCACCCTCGTGGAGTCCACGAGTGAGCCCCCCATGAGCTAATGACTTCCTCAACACAAGTTGCAAGGCTGTCAAAAGGTCCATTGGTTCACCTAGAGCTGCAGGAACTGCAACAGGCTCAGCAACAGGAACAGCAACTTCTTCATCTCTGTACAACCAATATATTGAAGGAACATTAGACATACCGAACCGAATATATATAAAGGATGTCATAACTGAGAAAAAAAATGCCTACGATAGACTGCAATATGCAAGCACTATCCAGCCAGTAAAGTCCTAGTTTAAAGGATCAATGAAGAAATCAGGATTCGAGAGTGCAACCTCAATTCCTAAGGTGACTAGCAAAGAAAAAAGACTAAGTACAGCTTACAAAAGCTTCTTATATTTCTTTCATGGGGCAACATACAACATTAAATGGAGAACACTTGTATCGGAAACACACAAGCTAAAACACAACTAAAACAAGCCTTCACTCACTCACCCATGACATGCACCCAAAGTCGAAACCAAATGGCCCCTACAGGCAAATAACTACAACACAGAAGTTCCCCCGGAAATCTGAGATTCTGGACTCCTGACCCCCCACTGCTCTCCTCAAATTAAACTAATAACGCGTCCCATCATTACGATATGTAGTAAACCGGTGAAAACACTTCATCGgtataaaacataaatttaaactACTGCTCAGGACAACCAATCAGGATCACCCATCGTTCTCTAAAACTATTTGcatttcttatataacaaatatTCCATAAGTAGAGAATCAGAAAACAAAATGTCCACATACCCTGACATGTTTCGGGTCGGTTGAAACGAAAAGCCCTGATGACATGAGAAAACAGATGATAAATCAGCCAGATTAAATAAAATTCAGTGAGAGATACAACAATTACAAGACTTCCAAGCTCAAATACTGAAATCTAAACAAGCATAGAGCAATAAAACCTGCCAATAAAATCATAACCCTTCAAACTTGCCAAGGAAATTGGTGCTGCTACGTTTAGTGTCCAAATGCTCGGACATAGAGATTGTAACTTCCAATTTCCCCAGAAATTTTATAGATTTCgtgaaaaaacaaagaaatcaaaTCTCATTCGAATAAATATCAGATTTTTGATAATCTTTAAACCCTAATcatctttttttattctttcaatTTTCGGTTAAAATTCCCAGGCTTTCACACACAATTCTTAACCAAGATATAATTGTAAAGTTTAAATCAGAAGAAAATGCAACTGAACGCAGCGCTGACCTCGACGGTGGTTGTGAGGTGAAGATCGAAATCCTGAAAGCGGCACCACTGTATCCTGCGGGAGAAGGCTAATGAGGCAGGAGCCGAGCTTATAACTCACATGGAATCTGCATAAACCCTAAAACACTTAACCCAATTACTATAATACCCTTGGgctttaataatttatttgctTTTGTTGTGTCACAATGTCGGGCCCAAGCCCAAGATTAATCACGTTCCTATAAATTTTGATGCTTTGCTTCTTTTTGTTATTACTACgttttaatgatatttttcttaattcacAAGTGAGAATTCTAACATTTTCACTCAATGAGTTCGATAGCAAACTTTTTAATAATAGCCCATTACATTTGGAGATCCGGCCGCCCATTAGCGCAACTGGGTCGACTAGTATcaaatttccatttttttttcttttataaatacGAGATTGGAGAAAATTGGACTCAAATCCCCGATTTCTACTAAACCAATACTTAAAAGATAAACTACGTTTCCcattactgtttttttttttttttttttttttgaataaacgataCTTTTGCACTAAAGGGGTAGGACAGTAGACTAAGACtcaataataatgtgattcatatt
This is a stretch of genomic DNA from Malus domestica chromosome 02, GDT2T_hap1. It encodes these proteins:
- the LOC103417955 gene encoding small ribosomal subunit protein eS12-like produces the protein MSGDEEVAVPVAEPVAVPAALGEPMDLLTALQLVLRKSLAHGGLTRGLHEGAKVIEKHAAQLCVVAEDCDQADYVKLVKALCADHNVKLMSIPSAKTLGEWAGLCKIDSEGKARKVVGCSCVVVKDFGEESEGLHVVQEHLKSH